In one window of Polynucleobacter sp. AM-7D1 DNA:
- the gluQRS gene encoding tRNA glutamyl-Q(34) synthetase GluQRS encodes MPNLKNPSPPADGYRGRFAPSPTGPLHAGSLVAALGSWLDARQNQGKWLIRIEDLDTPRCIPGADQEILRQLLACGLNWDEAPTWQSKHQDRYKKALKRLNELQTIYPCTCSRQSIASALEARGVVTPRNQEIVYPGSCRPQQIPLYEDENIFTVEAAWRLALPPDLSIHFEDLALGKQSQNLNQEVGDFVLRRRDGVFTYQLAVVVDDAEQGITHIVRGADLLNNTGRQIHLQSILGYPAPSYLHLPLVLDEHGEKLSKQTLASAIHTENTQQALQELRKAGEHLGLRDLPNGKDTSIAEWLLAATQAWNRKITSS; translated from the coding sequence GTGCCGAACCTCAAAAACCCCTCACCCCCAGCTGACGGCTATCGCGGGCGCTTTGCCCCCTCGCCTACTGGCCCGCTTCATGCGGGATCCTTGGTTGCCGCCCTAGGAAGCTGGTTGGATGCCCGACAAAATCAAGGGAAATGGCTAATCAGAATCGAGGATTTAGATACCCCCCGCTGCATTCCGGGGGCGGATCAAGAAATCCTACGCCAATTGCTTGCCTGTGGCCTTAACTGGGACGAGGCGCCAACCTGGCAATCCAAGCACCAAGATCGCTATAAAAAGGCTCTAAAGCGCTTAAATGAGCTCCAAACCATCTATCCCTGCACCTGTTCCAGGCAAAGCATTGCAAGCGCTCTAGAGGCTCGTGGTGTAGTCACACCTCGCAATCAAGAAATAGTCTACCCAGGTAGCTGCCGCCCTCAACAAATACCCCTGTATGAGGATGAAAACATCTTTACGGTTGAAGCAGCCTGGAGGCTCGCCCTTCCCCCAGATCTCAGTATTCATTTTGAAGATCTAGCCCTAGGGAAGCAAAGTCAAAACCTGAATCAAGAAGTGGGGGATTTTGTATTGCGTCGTCGGGACGGCGTATTCACCTATCAACTTGCCGTGGTGGTAGATGATGCTGAACAAGGCATCACTCATATTGTGCGTGGCGCAGATTTACTCAACAACACGGGACGACAAATACATCTACAAAGTATTTTGGGATATCCAGCACCAAGCTACTTGCACCTACCACTAGTGCTAGATGAGCATGGTGAAAAACTCAGTAAGCAAACTTTGGCAAGCGCCATTCATACCGAGAATACTCAACAGGCTTTACAAGAATTACGCAAAGCTGGAGAGCATTTAGGATTGAGGGATCTTCCGAATGGAAAAGATACTTCGATTGCTGAGTGGCTTTTAGCTGCCACCCAAGCTTGGAATAGAAAAATTACTTCTTCTTAA